AGCAAGAGACGCAGTAATGATTTCGAAGCCTTTTGTGCTGAGGACAGACTCAGCCAGTGTCCCGGAACCCTTTCTTCctacaaagggcgattatcaagtctGTCTAGCACATCGAAAaattcttgtcttggcgcactgaactTGAACATAAATTCTTAGTAACTAAGCAGCACGAAACCACTTAAGGAGAGATaagtatgcataactttattgaATGATCAGTCAGAAACAGGTTTGTGCTGTCACAGCCTTTCTTTCTAACGAGACGTGTCAGACATGTCAGCCAAGCAGTTTGATATTTCCTTGCTTGTACAATGATTTCCATTGCACGTACACCGGATGTCCGATATTGTAGTGCATTTGTTTTCCACTTCATTTGCCTGTCTCAAAATGAGCTTACAGGAACACTGATCGCAGTCGCCCAGGACTAGGTCAAGTGCTTCTTCGGCACCGTTGTGTCCACCTTCTTCTCCAGGCACTAAGGAAGGTAAAGTAAATGTGTTCTGTAGAGTACAGAAAGCTGCAGAAGGCAAGGGCTTTATATAACCTCGTTCAGCGGTGTAGCAGTCACAAGTGGGTCTGTGGGTATCGTGTAAGTCAAGTTCGATTTCTCGCCTTGCATCTTCCGTGAACCAGTCTAAAATTCGTTGCCGCTCGGTAATAGAATAAGTGTTATAATAACGCCATCGCCTTAGCTCACTGATATTACTGCAATGACACTTCGCTGTGATAGATGATGATTCTAAGTCCTTGCGTTATCATTACGACGAATAAGGCtctgttttattttatatttgttttgtgCATTTCATAAgattctagaatatttttctagagcgttgtttctttgttagacacaaccgaaTGAATGAAGAAAGCTTAGGAGCCactaatttgttttgtcttttAAATGTAGTGCAGTAGTTAACactgtaaattgaaatgaattaaagtggactgatcatcataggcgtgcgcacaaaatgggcgggggggcgcacccccctaatcacctaagaggggggggggcgcaaaatctccctgtacattgacccttctagtcacctaagaggggggggaggggcacaaaatctgctccatacattgatttagtagggtGGGGAGgaactgcgatgaaccttcgccccccccccccccccccttgatgggtaaccctgcgcacgcctatgctgataaTCACTGTTTCCGTTGGTGGGATTCAAACCCACAACGCTCTGATTGAAGGTCGGATGCTCTGCCAATTGAGATACGACGGAATgcgcttccccgtccacttcgtTGCATATTTATGTAAgggtaatccctgggagtgtcagccagcgccgctcgtagccaaggcggcgagtgtggaggaCTGTTTTCACCAGACTCTGTGATGTGATCCACCGAAACCTCTTTCGCGCAGCTTCCGGAGCAGCTAAGACCTCACTTTAGAGCAGCAAATAAGCCTTTTGCACTAGCGGCCTGTCACACATTTTCGAACAGAACCTTTAAGTCGCTAAGCGGGAGTAGTTTcaccatgtttaacaaaataaatatatgcacgcatacatatttatatacagggtgtttcagctaagaataccaagtattaaaaaaattaaacataggcgGTACGCGTCTCCAATTTGCGCAGAATTGTCCTGAGCCATATAGAGcccgtcagaatattttttctaaTCCGCCAAGTTCGGCAATTACAAAGATTGCTGAATTAACTTTTCAAATGGCAACTCTAG
This window of the Rhipicephalus sanguineus isolate Rsan-2018 chromosome 2, BIME_Rsan_1.4, whole genome shotgun sequence genome carries:
- the LOC119383677 gene encoding uncharacterized protein LOC119383677 isoform X3; translation: METHAFIILLVVTTISESFPDAQLTGSNEGQASDAQLTGSNEGQTLPGEEGGHNGAEEALDLVLGDCDQCSCKLILRQANEVENKCTTISDIRCTCNGNHCTSKEISNCLADMSDTSR
- the LOC119383677 gene encoding uncharacterized protein LOC119383677 isoform X2; the encoded protein is METHAFIILLVVTTISESFPNDSGPQSKGSNPEKPSDAQLTGSNEGQTLPGEEGGHNGAEEALDLVLGDCDQCSCKLILRQANEVENKCTTISDIRCTCNGNHCTSKEISNCLADMSDTSR
- the LOC119383677 gene encoding uncharacterized protein LOC119383677 isoform X1, whose translation is METHAFIILLVVTTISESFPNDSGPQSKGSNPEKPSDAQLTGSNEGQASDAQLTGSNEGQTLPGEEGGHNGAEEALDLVLGDCDQCSCKLILRQANEVENKCTTISDIRCTCNGNHCTSKEISNCLADMSDTSR